DNA sequence from the Glycine soja cultivar W05 chromosome 18, ASM419377v2, whole genome shotgun sequence genome:
TTTTCCTCAATTATGTTGACATTTACATAGGCATCCCCATATCTCCAAATGAATAATtagtcaaaattttatttttatttttccattgaTTCAATCTCTCCTTTGCATTTACTACATGTTTCTTAGTGACTCTATTTATACCAAACTAATCTTGCAATAGGTCATAATGctagattttcattttttctatatagTTGATTGTGGTTTTTCTTGTACATTTTTAACAACATGAATATCATAAATGGATatcaacaattttaatatatatttcatttaatatattttataagctaaattaataataacaaccCTAATGAAATTGCTCCAAGCTTTTAATTTGCCTCAAACTTTCTATTCATTGGGTTCCATGCAAACCACTCAAGTTGTCAAACAAGTAAAAAGCTTCACAAAAAATTCACTTTCATGGTCTTCATTAAAGTTTTTATATGCTACTTCGGCATTTGTGATCAAATTGTTGTTTGTAATAACTTAACTACATTGTGGTATGTTTCTATTGTTAATGATTCATCATGTTTATTTCCTTTATGTGTCTCGTCAGTTAAAGCATTAAATAGCGTTAGGTTCATATCTTCTAACCACCTCAAGTTGTCTTTCATTGACTAAATGCTTTCTCTTGTGGGggtttttttcccttttcctaATTCGTAACAACTCATGATATAAATTGATATTGTCAATTTGTAACAACTCACTATACTTGAACTATTATTTCTTCATAAATGTCACCATCCAAAATAAAGTTATGTAAAATACAACAAGCAAGGACTATATCTAACATGAACTAAAATAGTGATGACCATGACTGGAAGATTAAAGTTGTCAATAGTTTTACTCAGTTTTGAAAATGTcatgtaatttgtaaaaaatgaaGTTGTAATAGCTTAGGTTGCTTGGTTTTTGATTTAATTGCATGATTGTACTTAGGATTAAATTTGAGCTAAAAGTTAGAATGAAgaacaaaataatcaattatctcATATCAATAGCTTAGAATTTGTGAAGGCATGCAAATAATCAATTAGCCACTTAAGACAATCAATTATTTgactcttgagaaatttctaGTTGCGCAGATAATCAATTATCTCatgaaataatcaattatcatgttttttttcgtCCTTAGGTAGtttgataaacaaaataaacgattaaatcataaaataattgacaatttgAGGTCATGATTGGGCAACGAATAGTAATCACAAAATCATTTcttgacacattttttttctcaaaaaatgaGTCTATGAGAAAACCCAATCCCTTTCTTCCTTTTGTCACTCATATGCTTCATGTTAAAGTTGAAAGAGATAAATAAGCTTAACTCAAAGTCTCTTAAAGTGATTTGAAGTACAAGAATGATAATAATGACTTCAATGGTACTAGTAGCGTAGTGGCTTAGTTTGATAATGATAGTAGTATGAGGGAGAAAGCATTCTACTATTGATTTGGTAAAGAGATTACAGTAGGGAGTGtgaagtaataaaaaataaaaaggttagTTTTGGAAATTTAGATGTTAATTCTACACTAGGTTTGTTTTCTTCTCATTAGagtagataataaatttttagggTATCCCACACTAAGTTTTATCTCTACTATATTTCTTTTCCCAATCAAACTATATAAAACCACTAGCATATCATTGGTCTAAGTGGATCTAGGTTTGAATCCCTTTAGTAAGATCTCATGTTCAAATCTTGTGGatgaaaaaaacatgattggaGGAAAGGTCCCATCAAAGGTGATCATCCAGGTTCTTTGACAAAGACTAGTCATcaacaaaactaataaaataaacatttcgtACCAATGTTATGGTAACCTAAAAAAGTTACATATAACTACTTTTTCTCTCCCACTTCTctcctttcattttctctcctcaTAATATCCATTAAACCAAACAAAGCATAAGAATATGTTTGACCCAACTGATCttagtaatttttttccttataattaaaagataggtcaaattcttttaaaaaaaacatcatttttataatgataaaaataagtaaGTTCTTAAAAAACTAATgtaaacaattaataaataaatgtttttaatgtaattatcatgcaattttaaatataaaatatatttacactTAAGAGTacctattatttattctaaatattttttaaaaaaacaaggcttaaatatatttttggtccttgaTATATACTTGAATTTTGTCTTTGATCCATGATAAATTTTTCCTTCGAATCGAGtccctaatattttaaaagttttgtctGAGGTTCCTACCGTTAATCGAAATTCGTTAATTGCTTATGTGACTGTTaactaaatgtgacaccctctaccccatatacatatatgtactgataaaaggaaaagaaatcataattaattaaaagtttttaaaacacatttaaaaaaaatcctttcaatagggtaaaagactcacattcactttcttttacatcatattcaaatttatcctaataaataataaagtcatctcagctcaaacaaggtcgtctaagacttcatacaattaatatagaaacctataccccaatgtcacatcctatcagaacatggtgtcccgacgtccttcagcacaaggttccttaaagcaattcacctagtcatctgctctcccgaacacaaagttcaagatcatcacaggatccaaacacaaacaacacacagggagtgagttatcacattcctaactaatggaaaaaaaaaacaagataacatgtaggtataaatatcatataaataaaataaaacttacttaaacatagttTACGTCATTTCACCATTTTGTTGcccaacatcacatcacaacacaacacatctcattcattttcacaacattcacgtactcaaagATCAAAATACAACATcaccaagtcaatcaatatcgatcaatacacaagcgttatgcaacatatacactaagactcaatacTATAtccaatgtggtaccatgtcagtgaaaaacctcatcgagcgcctaggagtacatggcaagacaaaccacacactagtaagtcaggtcactctcactatgtaaaatcatagggagaccagtcagggtcacgctgttttgcaagaatgctccaaccatgtgggatcggtacaggcttaaaggagcactcaaaccgggtgtatttaccctCAAGGCCTATACTCTGAAGAGTTTAtcagggtctctccctcctgatttaggtccaacctagaaaacattttagcacacaaactctatctatgaactgtacaaaacacacgactcctcaattgttctcaaaatagttttatctcgttgcgcttgtgattaaactcgtcgggtccctatagtggttcccatcacaatactcatcgcgcattaataatcgcccttaaagggtcttagcattaacttttcgcccttaaagggtcttagcattaactcttCACCGTTAAAGGGTCTTAttattaactcgtcgcccttgaagggttttatagtcgtgtgattgtacaattcatagctcacaactcaatgcacacaacatctcaatgcagtaatatattacaagtcaatacatactcaatttatcacatatattcagtctcaatcacaatggtataatcccaaactagcatgttatcacacctcatgaatcatacacactttatctatgaactatgcaatacacacaactattcaattattttcaaaatcattttaactcatcgcacttgtgattaaactcgtcgggttcctacagtggatcccatttcaatactcgtcgcccttaaagagtcttacaattgtgtaattatatagttcatagctcacaactcaatatacACATCTCatttcaatacacatgtatttcatcattcatcacgggttcaatttatcacatactcataATTTGAATCagcatttcataatctcaacataacaatttatacaaaaggtttatcacaacatggagagtaaaatccctcaaataatttcacacaattatatcaaaatcatgggtcaaaacacaaaaacatcaagagcactcaagtttatcaattaattctcatcagaacatcaattggtacataaaacacaataatattgtatttataatcataaaggaaaaattgtaattcaataaacatcccaaaataaccctcaatttaatcctctaaggatccctacacttGTTCATTCTAAtaccaattgcgataaactcatcttttacctctaagcgggtCACGTGTGCATTGTGACAACAATAGTGGCATCTCTAACGGTTTCTCGAGAttccttcagtttttcctcCGGCTGCTCTGATAGGATTCCGAAACAtcagagagaatgagaagggatTGAAACCTTCATTTTGTATTGTCTTTGTGCgattcatttttctctctccacgaatattattttgcaaatcccaacggtgaaggtgTGCTAAATTGAATCATGAACcatatatcaaaatttcacgacaatccaacggttaaggaGTCCGAGATCATAGTTTactgagacagttttgggtttctacggaaaaagaaaaagttgcaaTAGAAAGGGTTTTTCTCTCAGCTTTGACATCTTTTCGTAATTCCCAACGGTTAGAATGTTTGGAAAAGAGTTCCGACcttggtgctcaaatttcacaatgatccaacgacatttttctgagataggtttggtggtatgcgggaaaaagagagggttttgggaggaggagaggggaaaacgaaattgagagaaagaggAGACATCGTCAGTGTCAAAACTGACCTAAcgtgtctctatttatagctagggtacttacaacttacaacttatcatttactctatttatttatttttatcattttataaaaaaaaactctattttattccctatcaaatgaataaataaaataccctttttattttctctcaaaccattattttaattaaaaaatttatttctccttatttatttgattataaaaaaacatatcacttttctaaaactctatttatttacaaataacaatcctttttaaattagtttaaaaaaaatgggatgttacaggaCACCGGAGCATGTGACGTGTGGTGCCACATGTAATATTTGTGTGAGTGAGATTACacgtatgattttttttttaaaagtgaaaacgATGTTGTTTAAAACCAACCCACCAAGCCCAAACGACACAAGTATCGGGAAACCACTATCTCCGCTTCCACCGAACCTGAACCCGCAACAACGTTGGTCGAATCTCCCTCCAGCTATAGGATCCGATTCTCCCTAGGTCGGTTCTTTCCGATAATGGACTTCTCACTCTTCCCCTACCTCGAATGGAAACCATAACCATGAGGCGTTCCCTTCCAACTTCTCCAAATTTAACTCCACCCTCACCGCGAGCCTCTTAAACCCAAAGCCCCGAATTCTAGGAAGAAGCTCATGAGTGGGACTGTATCGTGAACTTCTCACCAGTGAGGGGGCCAAATAAGACGTTGTTGACAATGCCGTCGTGGGGAGGGTAGAGCCCGATGACGATGGAGTAGTGGTTGGGGAAGGTGAGGGTGGGAAAGATAGGGATGAGCTTGGTCTCGGCCTGGGTGTCGTTTTTATCAAATGCATGTTGGGAGCAGGGGGTCTTGAACCGGTACCCGAATCGGAAGTCGTCGGCCTTGATGCCACGGTTATgacctctttttctttttaaaaaaattaacctaaatcCAAACATGTcgtttttactttaaaaaaatcctacatGTAATTCCACTTAAATAAAGATTACACGTGACACTGCACGACGCATGCTTATGTGTCCAGTTAACGGTTATATAAGTAGTTTAACGAATCTCGATTAACGACAAAGacctaaaacaaaaattttaaaatattagggaTCTAATTCAAAGGAAGATTTTATGAGAGATCAAAGTCGCATATATATCATgcacaaaaacatatttaagcaaaaaacaattaattaattattcttggAGCAATGTTGTAGAGGTGACCCACCGTGAGTTGTGGTAAAATGTAAATTCATCCCAACGGCGACCACCGTTGGACCAAGAAGAAGTAGAAAAGCTTACGATTCTCAACCTACGCCACCACAACAAAGATTCCCTTAACCTTAACCCACGGTAACTACTAAATTCCGATGCTACTTTTCATCCCCTCTCTCGTAACAGTTTTTCTCTGTCCCACAACAAAACCACTACCCTCAAACGCTCTTTATTCTGCTCCACTGTTTCCCACGCTTCTCTGCAAAACCCATTTCGAGAAACTCCTTCACTTGCGCTCTCACACATTCACCCACTCACAAGTACGTGTACCCCGACCCAGTTCCCGAATTCGCAGAGCACGTGAGTGAGTGCATTCATTCATTTTTGCCGTGAAAATTTTGCATATTCTGTAACTTTTTTATTGATTCCATCTTGTGAGGTGCACTGCAGGAGACCCAGAAGTTCAAATTTGAACTCTTTTGGAAGCTTTCGGAGGAGGGCGTGGACGAGTTCGGGGACGACCTTCATTCGGTCGTAGATGTTTGCGCGCAGGTGAATGTAGTTTTCCTTTTCAAAAAAACTTAACTTTGTGACAAGAACGTTTCTGGGTGTCGTTTAGTTCTTGTTGTCTTCCAAAGTTTCATCAATTATTATCATagggtaaaagaaaaaagaaaaaaaaaaaaaaaaggaactcaTTGGAATGCTTGAAAGCAATTAATAGTTTTAGACTACTTAAAATAGTGGGATGGTTCACTTTGGATATGTTTGGATAAGATTGTGATTTGTTTATTGTACTTGAGAGCTAGACTGCTAGGTGTTTGAGAAAACGATTGAACGAATATTGAAGTATGAcaataaagttataaaattgtgTAGGAGTGGGACAGTTACTGCAGCTTTGTAAGTTTCTTTTTGTCCATTCTAGCTATCAATTATGTGCTTAAACTTATGCAGTCAATGATTGAAACTTTAGATTTTGGTATGGTTTGATGGTGAGAGATTCATCTAACCTGGCTGACAGCTTATTAAGTGTTTCTTGCATGAATTTATCTAGTCCTTTTTTATCTTCGGACTTCATTGTAGTTGTGATGGCAATTTGAAAAGGAATTTTTTATCTTCAGATTTCATTGTAGTTGTGATGGCAATTTGAAAAGGAATGTATATTCAGTACTTTGTGATGTCCTTATTGCtccaaattttttaaatcttgttTTGTACTCATTCACATATGCATCAATCGTTCGTAATGGATTTGCTCGTCTGTGTGTGTAGAGTTTGTAGACATACACATCAAtcgttttttcttctctctcatgTTTTCTTTTAGTTGTCTTTTTATAAGATGTTCAAGTTGTTCTCCTGTTCCCAAATTAGATTTTAATTGCATATTAATCACTCTGCATTTCTTTTGTTAATCAATCGAAAAACCAAGCAATGGCTATATCTGTTCTTAGATAATATTAGATTCTCTTTGATCATATAGATTTCTGTTGGAAATTTGTTAGCAATTTGAGTTAGGATGTATATGTTTACTCGTGTTCCACCTCACCTTTTCTGTTGATTTTACACTGGTCTTActagtaaaagaaaataattctaCATCTCATGTTTTAAGCATTTGAACAGGAAATATACTTGCAGGAAGTTTTATCAATGCATTTTCTTGATTGATAAGTATAAAAACTTCTtttgattaaaaagataaattactgCAGTGTTACTTACCGTAATGGATTTTGTAAAAGATGAGGCTGAGAGTAATTGACCTTGTACATTGAGTTATAGACCGAGTTTCCCTATGAGAATCTTAGAATCTGTTtgcaaaaactaaataaatgcatatgtaaaataaacaaattatatgCTGCATTTATCTTGCAAAGATCGCACTTTGGTTGTCGCTGATGATCTTATAATgaagttgaaacttgaaaaacATGCATGAAATTGTCTTACTATTGCCATAACTAAACTTTAAATAGCATTCTTCTCATTTCATAATTTTGTGGTCACTATTCATACCTCAAAAGGAATTTGTTCACcgttgtttgtttcaattttcttttcctaaaaGAAATCATGTCAAATAAATAAGATCAGTATTTTATTGATGTGTGCCAATTTGGCTCAAATTACCTGGGACTTCATTTCTACgaacctcttcctcttcttttgcCTTTTGGAGTCATTGAGTACTAAGTTGACAGGActttctaaattaaatattcCTCAACAATTTGTCCAAGAAATTGTAAGTTAGGTTTACCTGTTTATATGCAATCACTATTTCCTTAATCcagttcaaagttcaaacctccgaggtcatttgatattttatggTATCACATATTGCATCCAAATGTTGGTCGATTGAACTTCTTGACTGTTTCTGGGCTTCAATCAGCAATTACTGTCTGATTTAATTGTACATATGTGGTTAGATATAGTTCTTTGGATTGTTGGGATGATGGAAGTACTAGacattttgataatttgaaagGGTAAGATCTGGAAagttgtgaattaaattatatggctttgtttctttatttatcCAGTATCTGATGGGATACAATATCAcaaaggacaaaacttagatgaaGTTCCTTATATCGTTGCCATCAAGTTCTCCAATTATATGATGAAACATGAATTATCTGTCTAATACTAAATAACCTTTAGATGTGTGTtgcagaattttaaaaaaatattgacatgtCATCATACGATAATGGGACTTAATGGCAAGGATATAAGAAATTGGATCTAAGCTTTGTCCTAGTCCTATCACAAAATACAGTGAATAACTGAATACCTTGTAAATAAAACAATACTATAATGGTAACAATACTAACATTTTGAGTTTTGTAAGAATTCAGTTGCAGGTTCATAATAACAGCATTCTTGGTGGTTGGTTATTGATATATCAGGCCTGTGCTAATTTTTTTGGCTACCGGTAGTTATGTTTTGATTAGCATCAGATTTGATGTCTCTTAGAAAACATTGGGTTTTACTGAATCATAGTGTAGGTGTAGCGAAAACAAGGCGTGTCACCAACTGTAATAAGATGGTACATGCTTAACAGATGTAAGGTGATGTGTTTGTTTGTGTGAGTGTGTGTATTTAGCATTGGATATTAGAGGCTGACTTAGTTAATAGGGCACTTGCTTCAAGTTACCTGGTGCATAAATGATAAAAGATTTTTATGTCTTAATTCCACTTTGAACTTAACAAGTTATAATAACAAATCGCCTTTGTTTTGGAAAGCAGATATTTAGTGAGTTTTTGCACAAGGAGTATAGAGGTCCTGGGACATTGTTGGTGGAGCCATTCACGGATATGATGGTTGCtctaaagaagaagaaactaCCAGGAGCAGCTCTGGCTGCAAGAGAGTCACTATTATGGTTACAAAATTTTGTTGATAAGGATTGGGAAGTTTGGAACTCAAAACTTAAATGACTTACGCTTTACAGCTTTTTATCTTTTACCATGTAATGATTTCTTGTTTGGTTGTAACATGTGGATGCTCTAACGAAAAAAGTAAATCACTTGTATTAGATTTTGacacattcaaaatttatttatttttcctcttcatcTTCTTAGTGCTATACAATCATGTTGTCACTGGAACATGGTTATTTAGTTGAGGGTGTGACTGGTGATGGAAGAGAAGTCTGTAGTTCAAACCTTTGCTGAACTTCTTTTGCCCATATATCAGGTATTCATTCCACTAAGAGGAGCATCAATCATGAAACAGGCAATCAAGCAATGTTCTATGGGACACCTTACATGTAACAACCTAGCACTACTCAACTTGCAGACTCTGAGATGCTCTGCAAAGAGGGACGCCATGATTTTGGCTTCAGCGCGGCATGTGTGGAACTCAGTAGTCTGTATCTGTCTGTTCTCATTGCCTGAAACTCATTATGCAGTGACAACATCAGTACTCATCGACCATAAAGACTCACGTAAAATGAAGTCAaaagttatataattataaaatcctGCTTATGGTTTCTATCTCAgttttctttgtttctgaaGAACTGCATATTATTATTGTAACATCCTTCCAATGTGTTGTGTACATACTAGTATTGCACTTAAGAAGATATGACACTTAGTCCATGAGTGTTTATTGAAGgcgaaaataagaagaaaaaataaaataagtttaattaaaaagttagcTTTAACttgtacataaattaatttgagcttatgaaaaaaatacctttttttatttttcttcttagtttctttttctataaGTGCTTTTATGCAGAGTGAATTAGTAGATCTAAGTGTTTGGTTCTATTTTATGATCCATCTTTAGAATTATATTCATCAAAATCCTCAATTTAACACAGaagcaagttttttttttttaaccaagaAGCAAGTATTATAAGCTTTAGGTTGGCAAAAGTTATATCTATCCGATACTCAACTAAACACAGGGTTAAGTTTTCAATGGAACCACTTTGTATAGATTGAAAAGTTTCCTATAATAATATCTATCATGCATGAATGgtattcaacaaaaaatagcaaagagaaaaaaagactgTTGCTAATGAGTGACAGAAGCACACCTGATATATATTTCCTGTGTCCAACATCCCTCCAGTCTCACTATCTGAAACAGCCTTTTCCAGCTGCACTATTTGCATACCCTCCATTGCCTTCACCTGTGGCTTCCTCATCTTTGCGTGTTTCTTTGCCTTCACTGCCTTCACAACCTCTAAAAACCCATAAACACAAAAGCTATTTAGAACATGAAACTAAGCAAACACATGTCCTTCATAAACACTACTACAAGAAATCCACCGAGAAGTCAAAAATCATGCCACTTCaactaaaaattatgaaagctATAATGTAACTAACTTTAGTTTCTCACTAAACATGAAAAATCACATCTAGAATGTAAGAGCAAACACACTA
Encoded proteins:
- the LOC114397051 gene encoding protein PLASTID REDOX INSENSITIVE 2, chloroplastic-like, with the protein product MLGAGGLEPVPESEVVGLDATFFSVPQQNHYPQTLFILLHCFPRFSAKPISRNSFTCALTHSPTHKYVYPDPVPEFAEHETQKFKFELFWKLSEEGVDEFGDDLHSVVDVCAQIFSEFLHKEYRGPGTLLVEPFTDMMVALKKKKLPGAALAARESLLWLQNFVDKDWEVWNSKLK